The genomic interval CGCAGTCGCTCAGGACGTAGCCCTCGTCCTGGTCGAAGACGATCTCCGCGTGGAAACGCGAGACGCTCGGGCTGGCGATGACGACCGTGTTCCCCGCGTTGCGTCCGAAGGTGACGCGGGTGTCGACGATCGGTATGCGCTCTCCCGCCAGCAGACCCTCACGTCCGACGAGCACCGGTGCCATGGCATTTCCTCCCAGGGTTCAACTCGGTGCGTTTCCAAGGGGATTCACCGATATCAATGACCTTCGGCCACCATAAGCGCACTGACCCGAGATGGAATCCCCCAGCCCTTCCCTCAGCCCCTCCCCCAGCCTCCTGAGCCCCTCCCGGATCTCCTCCGGCGTCTGCGTCACGAAGCACAGCCGCATCGTCGACCGCTCGGGCTCCCCGGCGTAGAAGGGCGCCCCCGGCACATAGGCCACGTCCTGCCGCACCACCCGCGGCAGGAGCTCCGTCGTGTCGTACGACTCCGGAAGCCGCGCCCACAGGAACATGCCGCCCTCGGGACGCTCCCAACTGGACTCCTCGGGAAGGGCGTTGGCAAGACCCGCGAGCATGGCGTCCCGCCGCTCCCGGTACACCCCGGCCACCCGCGCCACGTGCGCGTCGAGGTCGTTGTCCGCCAAGTACCGTGCGGCGGCGAGCTGGTTGACGGTCGGGGTGTGCAGGTCTGCGGCCTGTTTCGCGACAACACAGGCCCGCAGCAGGGCGGCCGGCGCGCGCAGCCACCCGAGCCGCAGCCCGGGGGCCATCACCTTGGAGAAGGAACCGAGCAGCACCGTCCGGTCCGCCGCCCCCTCCTGTGCCGCGATCCACGGCAACCGCTCGCCCTCGAAGCGGAGTTCGCCGTAGGGATCGTCCTCCACGATCCACAGCCCGCGCCGTACGGCGACCGCGGCGACGGCGGCCCGGCGGTCGGCGGGCAGGGTGCGGCCGGTGGGGTTCTGGAAGGTCGGCACGGTGTAGAGCAGCTTGGGCCGCTCCCGCACGACGAGTTCGTCCAGCGCCTCGGGATCGACCCCGTCCCCGTCCCCCGGCACGGCGACGACCCGCGCACCGGCGAACGCGAAGACCTGAAGTGCCGCCAGATAACAGGGACTTTCGACGAGGACGACGTCCCCCGGCTCCAGCAGCGCGGTCGCGAGCAGCGAGAGCGCCTGCTGCGAACCGGTGGTGACGAGGAGGTCGTCGGGCTCGGTGGGCAGCCCGCGCGCCGAGGTCCGCGCGGCGAGCGCGGCACGCAGCACCGGCTCGCCCTCGGTCGTCGCGTACTGGAGCGCCCGCGCGGGTGTCTCGGCGAGCACCGCCTGGTAGGCGGCCGCGATACCGGTCGCGTCGAAGAGTTCGGGGGCCGGCAGCCCGCCCGCGAAGTTGATCACCTCGGGGCGGGCGGTGACGGCGAGGATGTCCCGCACCGGCGAACCCCCGATCGCACGGGCGCGCGCGGCGAGCGGCGGCAGGGGGACAGCGGGTGTCTCGGTGAGGGTCATGGCGCGCAGCTTAGAAACGTACGTGCCGCCTACAAGCACCTTTCCACGATCCGGACGCCCGCCCTCTCCTCCTGGCTGGGCTCAGGCCTTCTTGCCGGTCGCCCCATAGACGTTGATGTCGTCGTCCGTCACATCATTGATGTCGCGATAGGTGATCTTCTCGATGTCGTCGAGACTCTCGAAGTACGCCTGCTCCACCACCGGCGGCGCGGGCGCCGGGCCCGGGTGCCACTTGTGCGCCGGGACCACACCGGGCTCGTCCAGGGTGACGCCCGGGGTCTCGGTGAAGAGCCGCTCGACCTCGTCCTTGGAACGGAACACGAAGGTGAACCCCCGTTCCGTGTACGTCCGTTGGACCGCACGGGCCGGAATGGGATGCATCTCGTCGGTGAGATGGCTGAGCACCAGATGACTGCCGGACGGCAGCACGTCCACCAGCTCGCGCACCAGCGGATACGCCTCCTCGTCCTCCACGAAGTGCAGGATCGCCACCAGCAGCAGGGCGATCGGCTCGTTGAAGTCGAGGGTCTTGGCGGCCTGTTCGAGAATGTCGGCCGGGCGGCGCAGGTCGGCGTCGATGTAGTCGGTACGGCCCTCGGGGCTGCTGGTGAGCAGGGCGCGGGCGTGCGCGAGGACCACCGGGTCGTTGTCGACGTAGACGATCCGCGACTCGGGCTCGATGCCCTGGGCGATCTGGTGCACGTTCTCCGCGGTCGGCAGCCCGGTGCCGATGTCGAGGAACTGGCGCACCCCGTGCTCCTGCGACAACCGGGTCACGGCCCGGCGCATGAAGTCCCGGTTGTGCCGCACGTCGAGATACCCGCGCGGGTTGGCGGCGAGCGCGGCGGCGGCGGCCTCGCGGTCGACGGGGTAGTTGTCCTTGCCGCCGAGGAAGACGTCGTAGACGCGGGCCGGGTGGGCCTTGCTGGTGTCGATCCTCCTTCGCAGCTCGGCGGGATCTTGACTGAGGGCGTCACCGGGCATGCGCGTCTCCCAGGAGAGTGGGTCATTCAACGGACAACCAGAGCAGTGGTCAACAACCTAACTCCCGCCGGGACTTGATGGTGCCCAGTCCGAGGGACGGGCGGCGCCGGCATGACCATGGGGTGCTCGACCCCTTCCCGGCGTCCCACAACGTGCCCCTGAGAGCCGACATCACCGCAGGTCAGAAGGTCCGGGACGGTACCGGCGTCCCGAATCCGGCGACAGCCGTAGACCGGGCCCCGCGCGACCACCCAAGCTGCACCCGATGACGCTTCACTTCACTTCCACGGGAGGAACCCATGCCGGCCCGCACCATCCGCACCCGCACCCGTGTCCTGGCCGTCGCCACGGCCGTGCTCGCCGCGGCGCTGCTGCTCTCGGGGTGCAAGGACGGCATGGGCGTACGCGACGAAGGCCCGTCCGGCGTGGGCCCCACGTCGTCGATGTCGACGGGGTCCACGCCCTGACGGGCCTCGTGGAGTGTGCGATCAGACGTGCGCCGGGATCCCGCCGACTTCCTTCGGGTTCGGGCCGTACTGGTTGGCGCCGGGCTTGCCGTCCGTGCACGTGAAGACCAGGAGGGTGATCGGGCCGGCGATCGGGATGATGCCGAAGAACAGCCACCAGCCGGAGCGGCCGATGTCGTGCAGGCGGCGGATGCTGACACCCAGGCCGGGCAGCAGGATCGCGAGGTAGAAGACGACCGCGAGGTACGGGAACTTGATCACGAGGCCGATGACGAGCAGGACAACCGCGATGATGCCCGTGAACAGGGAGAACATCCAGTACTCCTTGCGACGCGCGCGCCCGCTGAATACCGCGTACTTCTTCAGTGCCTCGATGAACCAGCTCATGGTGGTGTCCCCCAGGGATCGACGTCCAGACCGTCCAGAACGGATCAGGCCAGGCGCAGAAGGTAAGGACACTGATGCGGACGCGTCAAATCCACATAAGTGCGGGACGAGCAAGGCCATTTGATCCCACACCCACCCACAACGGCCATCGATTTCACGCCAAAAGGCATTCCGCCTCCTCGCCGAGATCACCCCGACGCCGGAACGATCTCCAAGCGTTGCCAATTGACGGATGTTCAGCGGCCGTTCGACGGCCAGGTCAGGTCAGGTCAGCGCAGCTTCTGCGCCACCTCCACCGCCCAGTACGTGAGGATGTTCTGCGCCCCGGCCCGCTTGATCCCGGTGAGCGCCTCGAAGATCGCCTTCTCCCGGTCGATCCAGCCCTTCTCGGCGGCGGCCTCGATCATCGAGTACTCGCCGGAGATCTGATAGGCGGCGACGGGCACGTCCGAGACCTCGGCGACCTTGGCCAGGATGTCGAGGTAGGGCCCGGCCGGCTTGACCATCACCATGTCGGCACCCTCCTCCAGGTCGAGCGCCAACTCCCGCATGGACTCCCGCGCGTTGGCCGGGTCCTGCTGGTACGTCTTGCGGTCCCCCTTGAGCGAGGAACCCACGGCCTCACGAAACGGCCCGAAGAACGCGGACGCGTATTTGACGGTGTAGGCGAGGATGGCGACATCCTCCCGCCCGATCTGGTCGAGCGCGTCCCGGACGACCCCGATCTGCCCGTCCATCATCCCGCTGGGCCCGACGACATGGGCCCCGGCATCGGCCTGCACCTGAGCCATCTCGGCATACCGCTCAAGGGTGGCGTCATTGTCGACGCGCCCCTGATCATCAAGCACCCCGCAATGCCCATGATCAGTGGTCTCATCAAGACACAGATCGGACATGACGAGCAGCTCGTCCCCGACCTCGGCCCGCACATCCCTCAACGCGACCTGAAGAATCCCGTCAGGATCGGTCCCGGCCGTCCCGAGAGCGTCCTTCTTGCTCTCCTCCGGCACCCCGAACAGCATGATCCCGGAGATCCCGGCGGCAACAGCCTCAGCGGCAGCCTTCTTCAGACTGTCCCGAGTGTGCTGCACAACCCCGGGCATGGCCCCGATCGGCACCGGCTCACTGACCCCCTCCCGCACAAACGCCGGAAGGATGAAGTCAGCGGGGTGCAGCCGAGTCTCGGCAACCATCCGCCGCATGACGGGGCTGGTCCGCAACCGCCGGGGCCGCGAGCCGGGAAAGGATCCGTACGTCGTCATGCCATCTACGCTACGCCCGCCTCAGGGGCACCTTTGCCGACGGCGAGTCGGCGCACATTTCGGCATACGTCGGGGCCACTTCGGCGCACTTTCCAACGCAGGCCGCTATTTTTCAGCCCGTCCGGCGCTTGAGGACGAGGCCGTTCAGGCCGAAGCGGGGGTCTGGGGGCGGCAGCCCCCAGGGACGGGACGGGTAGGGGCGGCGGGGGCGAAAAACCCCCGCGACGCCCACCCCCACTCGCCGCAACCGAAGACTCAACCTCAGGTCGTACGCCGCCGCCGAGCACCCGGCCGACGCTCACTCGGCCGGGTAACCGGATCCCCCGCCTCCTGCGCGGCAGCGCGCCGCCGAAGCCCGAAGTTCGCCAACGCCTCGGCCAACTTGTGCACAGACGGCTCCGGAGCCATCACATCCACCCGCAGCCCATGCTCCTCGGCGGTCTTCGCCGTAGCCGGACCAATACACGCGATCACGGTCACGTTGTGCGGCTTCCCGGCGATCCCCACCAGGTTCCGCACAGTGGAGGACGACGTGAAGAGAACGGCATCGAAGCCACCCCCCTTGATCGCCTCCCGCGTATCGGCCGGCGGCGGCGAGGCCCGCACGGTCCGGTAGGCGGTCACGTCATCGACCTCCCACCCGAGCTCGATCAGCCCGGCGACCAAGGTCTCCGTGGCGATGTCCGCACGGGGCAGGAACACCCGGTCGATCGGGTCGAAAACGGGGTCGTACGGAGGCCAGTCCTCCAGCAACCCGGCCGCGGACTGCTCCCCGCTCGGCACCAGGTCCGGCTTCACGCCGAAGGCGATCAGCGCCTTCGCGGTCGACTCGCCCACCGCCGCGACCTTGATCCCGGCGAACGCCCGAGCGTCGAGCCCGTACTCCTCGAACTTCTCCCGCACGGCCTTGACCGCGTTCACGGAGGTGAACGCGATCCACTCATAGCGCCCGGTGACGAGCCCCTTGACCGCCCGCTCCATCTGCTGAGGCGTCCTCGGCGGCTCGACGGCGATCGTCGGCACCTCGTGCGGAACGGCCCCGTACGACCGCAGTTGGTCGGAGAGCGACGCCGCCTGCTCCTTCGTCCGCGGCACGAGCACCTTCCAGCCGAACAGCGGCTTGGACTCGAACCACGACAACTGGTCGCGCTGCGCGGCGGCGGACCGCTCACCGACCACGGCTATCACCGGTCGGCCACCTTCCGGGGACGGCAGCACCTTCGCCTGCTTCAGCGTCTGCGCGATCGTCCCGAGGGTCGCGGACCAGGTCCGCTGACGAGTGGTCGTACCAGCCACTGTGACGGTCATCGGGGTGTCCGGCTTACGACCGGCGGCCACCAGCTCACCGGCGGCCGAAGCCACGGAGTCCAGCGACGTCGACACGACCACCGTGCCGTCCGACGCCCCCACCTCCG from Streptomyces sp. NBC_01288 carries:
- a CDS encoding aminotransferase-like domain-containing protein codes for the protein MTLTETPAVPLPPLAARARAIGGSPVRDILAVTARPEVINFAGGLPAPELFDATGIAAAYQAVLAETPARALQYATTEGEPVLRAALAARTSARGLPTEPDDLLVTTGSQQALSLLATALLEPGDVVLVESPCYLAALQVFAFAGARVVAVPGDGDGVDPEALDELVVRERPKLLYTVPTFQNPTGRTLPADRRAAVAAVAVRRGLWIVEDDPYGELRFEGERLPWIAAQEGAADRTVLLGSFSKVMAPGLRLGWLRAPAALLRACVVAKQAADLHTPTVNQLAAARYLADNDLDAHVARVAGVYRERRDAMLAGLANALPEESSWERPEGGMFLWARLPESYDTTELLPRVVRQDVAYVPGAPFYAGEPERSTMRLCFVTQTPEEIREGLRRLGEGLREGLGDSISGQCAYGGRRSLISVNPLGNAPS
- a CDS encoding SAM-dependent methyltransferase, whose protein sequence is MPGDALSQDPAELRRRIDTSKAHPARVYDVFLGGKDNYPVDREAAAAALAANPRGYLDVRHNRDFMRRAVTRLSQEHGVRQFLDIGTGLPTAENVHQIAQGIEPESRIVYVDNDPVVLAHARALLTSSPEGRTDYIDADLRRPADILEQAAKTLDFNEPIALLLVAILHFVEDEEAYPLVRELVDVLPSGSHLVLSHLTDEMHPIPARAVQRTYTERGFTFVFRSKDEVERLFTETPGVTLDEPGVVPAHKWHPGPAPAPPVVEQAYFESLDDIEKITYRDINDVTDDDINVYGATGKKA
- a CDS encoding DUF805 domain-containing protein, with the protein product MSWFIEALKKYAVFSGRARRKEYWMFSLFTGIIAVVLLVIGLVIKFPYLAVVFYLAILLPGLGVSIRRLHDIGRSGWWLFFGIIPIAGPITLLVFTCTDGKPGANQYGPNPKEVGGIPAHV
- the hemB gene encoding porphobilinogen synthase is translated as MTTYGSFPGSRPRRLRTSPVMRRMVAETRLHPADFILPAFVREGVSEPVPIGAMPGVVQHTRDSLKKAAAEAVAAGISGIMLFGVPEESKKDALGTAGTDPDGILQVALRDVRAEVGDELLVMSDLCLDETTDHGHCGVLDDQGRVDNDATLERYAEMAQVQADAGAHVVGPSGMMDGQIGVVRDALDQIGREDVAILAYTVKYASAFFGPFREAVGSSLKGDRKTYQQDPANARESMRELALDLEEGADMVMVKPAGPYLDILAKVAEVSDVPVAAYQISGEYSMIEAAAEKGWIDREKAIFEALTGIKRAGAQNILTYWAVEVAQKLR
- a CDS encoding bifunctional uroporphyrinogen-III C-methyltransferase/uroporphyrinogen-III synthase, yielding MSPTTLPAAGPEHGHVTFLGAGPGDPGLLTLRAVEALANADVLVAEHEVLDVVRAHARPGVAVVHPDPSPSSGSLPGTGTPQLTVVDGASTTVGLPAVRDAAHLVMEAARGGRRVVRAVSGDPGLDTYAAEEMLACVAAGVPFEVVPGVAAAVGVPAYAGVPLRDAQGADVRFVDARTASDRCWTEVGASDGTVVVSTSLDSVASAAGELVAAGRKPDTPMTVTVAGTTTRQRTWSATLGTIAQTLKQAKVLPSPEGGRPVIAVVGERSAAAQRDQLSWFESKPLFGWKVLVPRTKEQAASLSDQLRSYGAVPHEVPTIAVEPPRTPQQMERAVKGLVTGRYEWIAFTSVNAVKAVREKFEEYGLDARAFAGIKVAAVGESTAKALIAFGVKPDLVPSGEQSAAGLLEDWPPYDPVFDPIDRVFLPRADIATETLVAGLIELGWEVDDVTAYRTVRASPPPADTREAIKGGGFDAVLFTSSSTVRNLVGIAGKPHNVTVIACIGPATAKTAEEHGLRVDVMAPEPSVHKLAEALANFGLRRRAAAQEAGDPVTRPSERRPGARRRRTT